The window CGCAAAGCGCCAAAACCAACAACGCGAAAAGGTTGTTCCGGCCCATCCGACACCTCCGCACCGGAAAAATTCGCGGCGCGAAACCGATTGATTGAATTGTACCGCAATTTTGAGGCTTTTTTTTCCAGCCGCCGCGTCAAACCTTGCCGGGTCTTCGGCCCTAATTCGGCTGATAACCGCAGGATTTACGGCGTGCGCCGCGACGGAAAAATTGCGGTTGAATGCGGTTGAATATTGCACGTCGGCGAAAGCAATGCCATTCGTACGCCGGGCGGCTCACGCCGCCTCTTCCGGATGCCGCTTATGCCGCGCACTCCCTTTCGGGCAAATTGCGAAATTCAGCTGTTATCCCGTAAGCGGGAGCAATGTGGATTTAGCTTCAACGCCGTCCGGAAATCGGCGCTGTTTCACTCCTAGCTTCTCGCTTTTCTCTCTTCCCTTATCTCTCTAATCTCATTTCCCACTTCACTCTTTCCTCCTCTTTTATCCACAACTTATCCACCGGTTTCACGCCTCTTGTGGATAACGTGTTGATTTTTTGCTAATATTGCGGCGGCGGGGCGGGCGCATTCCCGCCGGTCAGGGGATTTGAAAGCCGGGAAATCCCAGCCGGGCGCCCGCACATCCGTCTGTTTTTACGGATTCGTGCTAGAATCCGAAGGGTTTGGCCGGAGGACGCGGCGGACTTGCTCCGCCGTGCGGTGCAGTCCCCTGGGGTGGTTTTTGCGCGACTATTCGCGTTTTTGGAGCGCTGTTGGCGGTACTCAGGCTTGGCAAGGTGGAGCTTGTGGGATTCAAGTCGTTCGCGCGCGAAAGCGCGATCGACTTCGAGCGGCCGGTCACGGCGATAGTCGGCCCGAACGGAAGCGGCAAGTCCAACATTCTCGACGCCGTCCTGTTCGCGTTCGGCGAGCAGTCTCCCACAAGGCTGCGCACGGGGCGGATGGACGACCTGATTTTCGGCGGCGCGGGCGAGGCGAAACGTCAGAATTTCACGAGCGTCAAGCTCACTTTCGTTCCCCATTTCCAACCCGGCCTGACTTTCCGCAAGCGCGGCGGGCTTTTCGGCGATCCGGGCGAATCGCTGCCTTCGGGCAACGGCAAGGAATTCGGCAACGGGAACGGCGGCAACGGCCGCTTTCACGTGGACGGGCCGGTTACGCTGGAAAGGCGGCTATACCGCGATGGTGTTTCGGAATACGTCCTGAACGGCGAGACCGTCCGGATGAAGGACGTGGACGAGTTCTTCGGGCGCTTTGGCCTCGGGCGCGGCTCGGTAATTTCCATCAACCAGGGCGAAGTGGAAAAGAAAATTCTGGCAAATCCGCAGGAGATGCGGATGTGGCTCGTTTCCGCGTGCGGAATCGGAATGCTCATCGACCAGAAACGGCGCACCGAAGAGAAGCTTTCGGAAACTTCGAAAAATCTTGCCAGGCTAGCGGACCTTGTTTCCGGAGTGCGGGATCGTGTGACCGCTCTCGAATCCGAAATGAGGGACGCGAACGCTTACACGGATCTAACCGCAAGGCTTTCCGCGCTGCGTACGGAGAGCCTGCGCCGCGAACTTGCCGAGTGCTTCGAAGAACTTGAAAAGAACAACGCAACCGCCGGCGAAATCCGCGACAGGATGAACGCTCTTGCGGGCGACGCCAAGAAGGCGGAGGTTGAGGCGGACGCGGCGGAGGAAGCGGTCGAGGCCGCGCGCGCGAAAGTCGAAGCCTGCGTCGATGCGCTGCACGCGGCGGAGCGCGCCGCGGGTGATGCCGCGGCGGAAGCCGGGCGGATTGACGTCGAAGCGAAGATGCTTTCGGACCGGATCGCCTCGATAGAAGCGGATTCGGAATTGCTTGCGCGCGAAATCGCATCGGGGGAGGCGCGCGCGGCCGCGCTTTCTGAAAGCGCGGACGCGGCTGAAGCAAAGCTGGCAAAGCTGTCCAAAGCGTTGGAAGAAGCGGCGCTTGCTCTGAACGCCGCGCAGGAAACCTTGACCGCGGAGCGCGCGAAGTTTGAAACCGCGCAGGGCGCGCGCATCGAAGCGGAAAGGCACGCGGTCGAGCTGCGCAACAGGCTGGAGGCGGCGAAGGGCGCGAAGGAGCGCATTGACGCTTCGATAGAGCGCAGGCGGCGCGAACGATCCGCAACCGAATCGTCGCTCTCCGAAGTCAGGGGAAAGCGAGCCGAATACGAACGGGAGCGCGAAACCGCGTCCGCGAACGCGGAGGAAGCGGGAAAACGCGCGGCCGAAGCCGTCGAAAAACTGTCCGCGGCGCGCGAGAATTACTCGGAAACCCAAAAAGAACGCGACGGCGTGCGCGACGCGCTTTCGGGCGTGGAAGCGCGGCTTGCGAGCCTCCAAGCGCTTGAAAACGAGGCCGAAGGGTTCGCTCCCGGCAAGCGCGCGCTTCTGACCGATGCGGAGCTGCGCAACGCGGTCGGGGGGGTGCGCGACCTGTGGCACGGCCTCGCGTTTCCGGATGAAATCGCGGGCGCGGTATACCTCGTGCTTTCCGGATTCGAGGACGCTGTCGAGGTGGGCAATCTCGCGGCGGGATGCGAAACGCTTGCTAAGTTCCACCGTGAAGGCATAGGCAAAGCGCGCCTGATTGAAACGGTGCGCGACGAAACGGTGCCGCCCCGGCCGGATTGGTGGCCCGATGGCGTGCGCAGATTCTACGATTTCGTCACCGCGGGCAACGGCAGGCTGGCGCGGATGTACCGTGAAACCGGCGAGGTCGCGATCGTCGAGACGCTTTCCGAGGCGAATCAAATTCTTGGGATGGAAATGCGAATCGCGAAAGCCGTGCTCGCGGACGGCTCGGTTATGGTGGGCCGCGGCGAGGCAGTGGGAGGCGCGCCGTCTTCCGGCAGCCGCGTTCTATCCCGACGGAAAGCCATTGAGGAACTGGCGGGAGAGGCGGCGAGGCTAAAGGTGGACTGGGCGGCCGTCGAGGGCGCTGTCGAGGGAGCGCAGAGCGCGGTCGACGCGGTGCTGGCGGAGATGGAAGCAGCGGAGCGCGACCGCGCGCGGTGGCTTCGCGAGCTTGCGGTAGTCGAGGAAAAATTATCCGGGCTTTCCGCACGCGAGCGGGAGCTTTCGCTTACTCTTGAAACCATTACGCTTGAGCTGTCCGAAGCAGAGCGCGAGGCGGGGAATATTTCCGCCGAGGTGGTGAAGCGAGATGACGAGTACGCGGCCGCATCCGACGAGCTGGACCGGATTGCGGCTGAATACGAGGCCTGCGCTGCATCGCTGAAAGCGGCGGAAAACTCGGCCTTAATCGCGCGGGACGATTTCGCGCGCGCATCGGAGGAGCGGCGCGCGGCGGGAATCACGCTGGAGCATTCCCGCGAGCAGGCGAAAGAAATAGCGTCGCGGATTTCGGATGCAAAGGCGCGGCTCGACGCCGCGGCGGAGCGCAAATCCGAACTCGAGGCGCGCGCGGTAAAACTCGGCGTGCAGCGCGAGGACGCGCTTGCCAAGCTCGGCTCATTAGAAGGAACGCGCAAAACCGCGGAGGACTCGCTTGCGGAAGCGCGGAGCGCACTTGATGTTGCCCGCGCCCGGTCCGAGGACGCGCGCGAGCGCGCCAAGGCCGCGGCGGAAAACGCGGAGCGCTTCGAGCGCGATTTCGGCAAGTTCGAGGTCGCCCGCGGGCGGCTGCTTTACCGCTACCACGATCTCTGGAAGCGCTGGGAAGAAGAAACCGGTACGCGGCGCGCGCCGGACGCCGACGAGCCGGTTGACGAAACCGCAGGGCTGCCGCCGGAGCTTCTGGCGATAGTGGACGAGGCGCTGCTGCTTTCGCACGCTTGGGCGGAAAGCGAGGGCATCGCAATTTGGGGAAAGAAAACGGTATCCGTTCCCAAAGGAGATGAGGGGGGGGGGTACGCCGACGAAGCGGATTATTCCGAAGTCGAGCTTTGCGAAGACGGCGAGGTGCGGTTCCGCGAAAAGATAACCTTCGATGCTCCGGATTGCGGCGACGGCGAACCCTGCAGCGCCGGAGACGACGCCGATGATGGAGGCGAAAATCCTGCGCAGATGGAAATCGCCGATGCCCCCGAAATACTCATCTCCCAGTGGGAGGAGCGCGGCATTCCGCGGCCGCCAAAGCCTGCGGCGAGCGCGGACGCGCTGGAAAAGCTCGGTCGCGGCAAACTGCGCGACGCGATTTCCGACATAGAGCTCGAAATCCGCAAGCTGGGCAACGTGAACCTGCTCGCGCCGGAACACTGGAGAGTCGAGTCCCAGCGGCTGGCGTTTTTCCTTTCGCAACAAAACGACCTGCAGTCGGCGCTTGAAAAGCTGCGCGCTCTTTTGGCCGACCTGGACCGCAGGACGCTCGAAAAGTACCAGCGCCGGTCGGCGCGCATAGCCCAGCGTTTCAACGAATATTTCGTCTTTCTTTTCGGAGGAGGATCGGTTGAGCTCAAGTTCACCGAGCCGGAGGACGTACTGGCATCCGGCGTGGAAGTTATGGTCACGCTCCCCGGCGAGCGGCGCCAGGCGCTGCGCGCTCTATCGGGGGGGGAGCGAAGCCTTGTCTTCCTCGCGCTGTTCCTCGCCGCGCATTCGATGGGCGAAAGCGGATTCTGCATAATGGACGAGGTGGACGCGGCGCTCGACGACGCCAACATCCTGCGATTGGGCCGCCTGATCGATCACATCGCGGGGGGCACGCAGTTTATTTTGGTCACGCACAACAAGCGGACGATGGAGCTTGCGGACGCGCTTGTCGGAGTCGTGGGCAGGCCCAAAGGCGTTTCGACAATAATCCCGGTGGACCTGGCGAAAGCGCAGAAATACGCAGAGAAAGCGTGATTTCTCCATACCGCCTATTTGTGCGACGGCGCTTCCGCGGCAGTATTTCGAAGGAAAGCACCTGAAGTCGCGGTTTTTTGTCACCGCTATCTCGGCCAGAATACGTACCGGTGTGATTGCTATAATTCCGCGCTGTGGAATTTTCAAGCGGCCCTGCAAAGCAAAGCGCGCCAGCGGCGTACCGGCTCACGCGGCCGCCGGCGGTGCTTGTGGACTCGCTCACGAAGCGGTTCGACAAGGTGACCGCTGTTGACAATGTGAGCTTCGCGGTTCCGGAAGGGGAATTTTTCGGATTCCTGGGGCCGAACGGCGCGGGCAAGTCCACGACGATAAAGGTACTTGTCGGAATACTCGGTGCGGAATACTCGAAAATTACGATTGCCGGGCGCGACCTGCGCCGGGATCCGATCGGAGTGAAGTCGAGTATCGGCGTGATGCTTGAAGATCCGCATCTGTACGACAGGCTTACCGCGCGCGAGTACCTGCAATTCATGGGAAGGATGTACGGCCTTGAAGGGCGCGAGACCGACGCGCGCACCGAAGAGCTGCTCGACCTTATGGATCTGGGCGAGGCGGCGGACAAGATGATCGTGGACTACTCCACGGGGATGCGAAAAAAAACGGTTCTTGCGGCGGCGATGATCCACAAGCCGCGCGTCCTGTTCCTGGACGAGCCGTTCAACGGAATCGACCCGATCGCGTCGCGCAAAATTAAAGACGTGATGGCGCGGTTGGTGCGGGGGGGGGCCACCGTATTCTTTTCATCCCACGTGATGGAGCTCGTCGAAAAACTCTGCACGTCGGTCGGGATTATCCACCGGGGAAAGCTGATGTTCCACGCGCCGATGGAGGAGATACGCGCTGGCGGGCGCTCGCTGGAAGACGTGTTCGTGGAGCTTGTCGGCGGCGCGCATGTCGGCACCGAGGAGCTTTCGTGGATAGACTAGCCGCGCTCGCGCGGGTGAAGCTAAAGCTGGTTTTCCGCTCCGGCGGAAAGGGACTGGAAGCAGGCCTGCGGATTTTCTCGCTCGCAATCGTCACGCTTTCGATTCTCGCGGTCGCGTTCGCGGTGCGCGATTTTTACGGGATGATGCCGGTCGAAACGCGGCAGCATTTCTTTCCGGCGTTTTCGTGGATCGCCGGAATTATCTGGCTGCTTTCGCCGTTCACGCCTTACGCGGTCAGCTACAGCCTGCATTTCGAAGGACTCGCGCTTTTGCCGATATCGCGCCGGGAATTCGGCCTCGCGCTGGTTATAAACGCGCTTCTGGATTATCTCGGAACGCTCGTCCCCGTATTGATAATCGGCGCGCTAATCGCTTTCGGAGACAGGCCGGACACCGCGCTTGCGGTGCTTGTAATTTCTGCTGTCTTCTGGGCTGGATTGCTGGTCACGGGGCAGATGATCCTGCTCGTTTTCGCGCGCGCTATCGCGTCAAGGCGCGCGAGCGACATCGCGATGATCGTGGGCGCGATTCTGGTCGCGCTTTTAACTTTATCGCGGTTCTTTTTCGTGCTCGGCGAAAAGTCGCCGGATTTTTCACGCTGGACGCCGTTCCTCGAAACGGCGGAAAAAATCGGGCTTTTCTTTCCGCCGGGGCTCGCGGGATGGGCGTACAACGAAGTCGCGGCCGGCGATTACGCCGGCGCGGGTCTGCCGTTTGCCGTTTTGCTAGCGGAAACGCTGTCTGTTTTCATTTTGGCCGGATGGCTTATCCAGCGGTTCTTTCTCGGCGAGCTGGCGCTCGGCGGAACGGTGAAGCATAAATCCGTCCGCGCGCGGCGCGCAAATAACGGCGAGGCCGCTCCCAATGGCTCGATGCGCTCGTTCGGGCTGTCGGAGGCCGCGGGCGCGTTTCTGCTCAAGGAATGGCGCTACATCTTCCGCGAACCAATCTACAAAATGCGGCTCATCAACAATCTCTCGTTCGTCATATACCTCGTGCTTTTCTTCGTGTTCTTCCGGCGCACGGGGGGGGAGGCCGGGTTAGGGTTCGCCGACTGGATTCTGCCTCTTTACGCGTACTTTTCAGTCATCGGCGAGCTTCGCATGTCGGGCAACAAGTTCGGGATGGACGGCGCCGCGCTCGAAAGCGTCCTCGTCACGCCCGTTCCGCGCTCGGAATTGATGATCGCCAAGGCCGTCGTCAGCATGCTCTTTTACCAGAGCATCCACGTCGCGATAATTCTCGCAGGCGGCATCGCGTTCGGATTTCCGCCCGCGCTCTCGCTTCTTTGCGCGCTCGGCATGATCGCCGGCGTTTTCGCAACCGAAGCGCTTGGCAACGTCATTTCGGTTTACTTCCCTTACAGGCTTTATCACCAAAGCGGGCGGCGCGGCCAGCCGCAGTTCGAGACGCGCGGCTGCACTTTCCAGCTTCTATACATGCTGACCACTCTCGCGGGCAACGCG is drawn from bacterium and contains these coding sequences:
- a CDS encoding ABC transporter ATP-binding protein; this encodes MLVDSLTKRFDKVTAVDNVSFAVPEGEFFGFLGPNGAGKSTTIKVLVGILGAEYSKITIAGRDLRRDPIGVKSSIGVMLEDPHLYDRLTAREYLQFMGRMYGLEGRETDARTEELLDLMDLGEAADKMIVDYSTGMRKKTVLAAAMIHKPRVLFLDEPFNGIDPIASRKIKDVMARLVRGGATVFFSSHVMELVEKLCTSVGIIHRGKLMFHAPMEEIRAGGRSLEDVFVELVGGAHVGTEELSWID
- a CDS encoding AAA family ATPase, with the protein product MAVLRLGKVELVGFKSFARESAIDFERPVTAIVGPNGSGKSNILDAVLFAFGEQSPTRLRTGRMDDLIFGGAGEAKRQNFTSVKLTFVPHFQPGLTFRKRGGLFGDPGESLPSGNGKEFGNGNGGNGRFHVDGPVTLERRLYRDGVSEYVLNGETVRMKDVDEFFGRFGLGRGSVISINQGEVEKKILANPQEMRMWLVSACGIGMLIDQKRRTEEKLSETSKNLARLADLVSGVRDRVTALESEMRDANAYTDLTARLSALRTESLRRELAECFEELEKNNATAGEIRDRMNALAGDAKKAEVEADAAEEAVEAARAKVEACVDALHAAERAAGDAAAEAGRIDVEAKMLSDRIASIEADSELLAREIASGEARAAALSESADAAEAKLAKLSKALEEAALALNAAQETLTAERAKFETAQGARIEAERHAVELRNRLEAAKGAKERIDASIERRRRERSATESSLSEVRGKRAEYERERETASANAEEAGKRAAEAVEKLSAARENYSETQKERDGVRDALSGVEARLASLQALENEAEGFAPGKRALLTDAELRNAVGGVRDLWHGLAFPDEIAGAVYLVLSGFEDAVEVGNLAAGCETLAKFHREGIGKARLIETVRDETVPPRPDWWPDGVRRFYDFVTAGNGRLARMYRETGEVAIVETLSEANQILGMEMRIAKAVLADGSVMVGRGEAVGGAPSSGSRVLSRRKAIEELAGEAARLKVDWAAVEGAVEGAQSAVDAVLAEMEAAERDRARWLRELAVVEEKLSGLSARERELSLTLETITLELSEAEREAGNISAEVVKRDDEYAAASDELDRIAAEYEACAASLKAAENSALIARDDFARASEERRAAGITLEHSREQAKEIASRISDAKARLDAAAERKSELEARAVKLGVQREDALAKLGSLEGTRKTAEDSLAEARSALDVARARSEDARERAKAAAENAERFERDFGKFEVARGRLLYRYHDLWKRWEEETGTRRAPDADEPVDETAGLPPELLAIVDEALLLSHAWAESEGIAIWGKKTVSVPKGDEGGGYADEADYSEVELCEDGEVRFREKITFDAPDCGDGEPCSAGDDADDGGENPAQMEIADAPEILISQWEERGIPRPPKPAASADALEKLGRGKLRDAISDIELEIRKLGNVNLLAPEHWRVESQRLAFFLSQQNDLQSALEKLRALLADLDRRTLEKYQRRSARIAQRFNEYFVFLFGGGSVELKFTEPEDVLASGVEVMVTLPGERRQALRALSGGERSLVFLALFLAAHSMGESGFCIMDEVDAALDDANILRLGRLIDHIAGGTQFILVTHNKRTMELADALVGVVGRPKGVSTIIPVDLAKAQKYAEKA